In one Macaca nemestrina isolate mMacNem1 chromosome 2, mMacNem.hap1, whole genome shotgun sequence genomic region, the following are encoded:
- the LOC105488560 gene encoding pentraxin-related protein PTX3 codes for MHLLAILFCALWSAVLAENSDDYDLMYVNLDNEIDNGLHPTEDPTPCDCRQEHSEWDKLFTMLENSQMREGMLLQATDDVLRGELQRLREELGRLAESLARPCEQGALAEAKLASALDELLQASRDAGRRLERLEGAETQRPEEAGRALAAMLEELRQTRADLHAVQGWAARTWLPAGCETAILFPMRSKKIFGSVHPVRPMRLESFSACIWVKATDVLNKTILFSYGTKRNPYEIQLYLSYQSIVFVVGGEENKLVAETMVSLGRWTHLCSTWNSEKGLTSLWVNGELVATTVEMATGHTVPEGGILQIGQEKNGCCVGGGFDETLAFSGRLTGFNIWDSVLSNEEIRETGGAESCHIRGNIVGWGVTEIQPHGGAQYVS; via the exons ATGCATCTCCTTGCGATTCTGTTTTGTGCTCTCTGGTCTGCAGTGTTGGCCGAGAACTCGGATGATTATGATCTCATGTATGTGAATTTGGACAACGAAATAGACAATGGACTCCATCCCACTGAGGACC CCACGCCGTGCGACTGCCGTCAGGAACACTCCGAATGGGACAAGCTCTTCACCATGCTGGAGAACTCGCAGATGAGAGAGGGCATGCTGCTGCAAGCCACGGACGACGTCCTGCGGGGCGAGCTGCAGAGGCtgcgggaggagctgggccggctAGCGGAAAGCCTGGCGAGGCCATGCGAGCAGGGGGCTCTCGCGGAGGCCAAGCTGGCTAGTGCTCTGGACGAGCTGCTGCAGGCGAGCCGCGACGCGGGCCGCAGGCTGGAGCGCCTGGAGGGCGCGGAGACTCAGCGCCCAGAGGAGGCGGGGCGCGCCCTGGCCGCGATGCTGGAGGAGCTGCGGCAGACGCGAGCCGACCTGCACGCAGTGCAGGGCTGGGCGGCCCGGACCTGGCTGCCGGCAG GTTGTGAAACAGCTATTTTATTCCCAATGCGTTCCAAGAAGATTTTTGGAAGCGTGCATCCAGTGAGACCAATGAGGCTTGAATCTTTCAGTGCCTGCATTTGGGTCAAAGCCACAGATGTGTTAAACAAAACCATCCTGTTTTCCTATGGCACAAAGAGGAATCCATATGAAATCCAGCTGTATCTCAGCTACCAGTCCATAGTGTTTGTGGTGGGTGGAGAGGAGAACAAACTGGTTGCTGAAACCATGGTTTCCCTGGGAAGGTGGACCCACCTGTGCAGCACCTGGAATTCAGAGAAAGGGCTCACATCCTTGTGGGTAAATGGTGAGCTGGTGGCTACCACTGTTGAGATGGCCACAGGTCACACTGTTCCTGAGGGAGGAATCCTGCAGATTGGCCAAGAAAAGAATGGCTGCTGTGTGGGTGGTGGCTTTGATGAAACATTAGCCTTCTCTGGGAGACTCACAGGCTTCAATATCTGGGATAGTGTTCTTAGCAATGAAGAGATAAGAGAGACTGGAGGAGCAGAGTCTTGTCACATCCGGGGGAATATTGTTGGATGGGGAGTCACAGAGATCCAGCCACATGGAGGAGCTCAGTATGTTTCGTAA